The Panicum virgatum strain AP13 chromosome 3N, P.virgatum_v5, whole genome shotgun sequence genome includes the window GCTGGCCACTCGCGCCGATAACCTCTACCTGGAGGGCTTCCGGAGCAGCGACGGCACGTGGTGGGAGCTCACCCGGGGCCTCATCCCGGGCGCCACCTACCTGGGCTTCGGCGGCTCCTACGGCGACCTGCTCGGCAACACGTTCCGCCTCGCCGAAGTCGCGCTCGGGCGGCTCGGCCCGCAGCAGAAGGCGGACGCCGCCAAGAagctcgccgcgcgcgccaggctcggcctcgccggcgtcgagctCGGCCCGCAGCAGATGGCGGACGCCGCCaacgcgctcgccgcgcgcgccaggGGCGACCTCGCCTCCGGCAAAGAGCAGCAGCGGGCGAGCGAGGCGCTGCTCGTGATCCTGCTGATGGTGCACGAGGCCACGCGGTTCGCCACCGTGTCGGCGTTCGTGGCCGCGCTGATGCACCCCACGGCGGCGATGAAGAGGGGCACCATCACCGCGCAGATGAAGGAGCAGGTGAACGGGTGGGAGGACCTGTCCAAATCGCTGCTCCAGGCGGACGCCGTGCGGCCGCCGGGCCCGTTCAAGCCGTTCCCGAAGATGGGGGTGAGGAcggtggaggaggccgccgcgacGATCGGGATATTGCTGTTCGTTGAGGTGCCGGGCGGGATGACGGCGGCCACGGCGCTGCAGCTGTTCCATGGGAACTAAGCTCCGCGTGCGCCAGCCAGTATGTTGCTGCTTGAGGCAGAGCATGAACCACTTGTTGCTGTAAAACTACGAATAAGAGCGGTGCCGTATCTGTATCTCAATCACCTAAAAATAATGAGATTGATATTTAATCAATGCATGTAATTTGTGACTGATATTTAATCAAAGTGTGTCATTTGTATTGGGATTGTACAACCGACAGTGTTTCTTCTACCTCCATCCATTCACCGTTTATGTTCCCCTCCATTGCTGAGTTCTCTGTCTCTCCCCACACCATGTCACTGAGCTCTACTCTCCAGCCCGCTAATATTGTTGTGTTAGCCGCTAGGCCATGTCCTGACGCTCCAGCCCTCACTCTGCTAGctggactctctctctctctctctctctctgcttctGCTGGGAATAAAAATGTCTCATCCACCCATCAAGTCACCTGAAATTTGTCAAGAGGGTGGTAGTTAGGCCAACTATGTTTACATAGTGCAACTGAAAATAGTAGCAGCCGCCTCAATCGCTTAAATCAACACTAGCTACAGCTTGTTATTATTGATGCATGGCTGGctagctggctggctggctgggtaTCATCAGTACGTAACAAGCTGCTGGAAGCTACTATACTctggggccgtttagttccattggcaaaaaaaattttggatGTCTCGTCgtgtgtttgaccagatgtcgggagggtttttcggac containing:
- the LOC120666435 gene encoding protein synthesis inhibitor II-like, which gives rise to MAANPPPSATNPLFTVTFDVKSSDNYGDFIAGIRRRVANPRHFSHNRPVLPPVEPPPRRWFHIVLRTQTATLTLATRADNLYLEGFRSSDGTWWELTRGLIPGATYLGFGGSYGDLLGNTFRLAEVALGRLGPQQKADAAKKLAARARLGLAGVELGPQQMADAANALAARARGDLASGKEQQRASEALLVILLMVHEATRFATVSAFVAALMHPTAAMKRGTITAQMKEQVNGWEDLSKSLLQADAVRPPGPFKPFPKMGVRTVEEAAATIGILLFVEVPGGMTAATALQLFHGN